Proteins from one Impatiens glandulifera chromosome 2, dImpGla2.1, whole genome shotgun sequence genomic window:
- the LOC124927658 gene encoding 60S acidic ribosomal protein P2B-like, which translates to MKIVAACLLAVLGGKTSPTADDIKEILASVGANADENMIELLISQIKGKDITELVAVGREKLACAGVGMGLVSSPPSIYYPPEFTADDKKEPAVVEEKEESDDDFMISLFD; encoded by the exons ATGAAGATCGTCGCCGCCTGTTTGCTCGCCGTCTTAGGAGGAAAAACTAGTCCAACCGCAGACGATATCAAGGAAATACTCGCTTCAG TTGGAGCAAATGCTGATGAAAACATGATTGAGTTGCTGATATCTCAAATCAAAGGGAAAGATATCACTGAACTAGTTGCAGTTGGTAGGGAGAAGTTAGCGTGTGCTGGAGTTGGTATGGGACTTGTTTCAAGCCCTCCTTCTATCTACTATCCGCCTGAGTTTACAGCTGATGATAAGAAAGAGCCGGCGGTTGTGGAGGAGAAAGAAGAGTCGGATGAT GATTTCATGATCAGTCTCTTTGATTAG